In one window of Arachis ipaensis cultivar K30076 chromosome B06, Araip1.1, whole genome shotgun sequence DNA:
- the LOC110263689 gene encoding uncharacterized protein LOC110263689, with protein MAANGASATSRRSHRGVREKDSASSSDLYVLYDGDPKDDVARRCFCGVYAIMYMSRTIRNPNRVFMGCPFYKGNQPHCKFFLWVDEHLARIGSSGCVFDKRPVVEKEPEVAEEDEGFHHRIARLVGV; from the exons ATGGCTGCTAATGGAGCATCAGCAACATCGAGAAGAAGCCACAGGGGAGTAAGAGAGAAAGATTCTGCCTCAAGCTCAGACCTTTATGTTCTTTACGACGGAGACCCGAAGGACGATGTCGCCCGGAGATGCTTCTGTGGAGTTTATGCGATAATGTATATGTCGAGGACGATTAGGAACCCAAACAGAGTCTTCATGGGTTGCCCATTCTATAAG GGAAACCAACCGCACTGCAAGTTTTTTCTTTGGGTGGATGAGCATTTGGCTAGAATTGGAAGCAGTGGTTGCGTCTTTGATAAAAGACCTGTGGTTGAGAAAGAGCCAGAAGTTGCTGAAGAGGATGAGGGATTCCATCATAGGATTGCTAGACTGGTAGGTGTCTAG